GGTCGCAGCCTTTGGAGCGGGTCCCTGGCCATTCACGGCTAGAACCTCATCATCATCCGCCCAGTATATGAGGATTGATGCCTCCCCAGCAGGGCCCGCGAGGTGGGGCTCAAGCACAGTCTGGCAGAACCATATGGCTGCCCCTGCGTCGATTACGTTGCCCCCACGCCTCAGGATCTGAAGGCCAACCTCGGAGGCCAGGTAATGAGTGGAAGCAACCACCCCATGGGTACCCATTATCAAAGGCCTAGTAGTGAACTCTTCGGACATTCATCTATAATAGAATAAACTCATATTTTAAATTAAATATGAGAAAACTGAGTAACGCTCCTCTTTTAAAGGCTCCAGATCTATATGATTGGACGGTCAACTTTTTAAACTCAAAGTGTTTGTGCCTCCTCAATGATCAAAATTTTCTCCAAAATCTGGATGTTCATAGATATTCCTTAAGTTTCAATACTGCATTTGAGAGGTCTATGGGCTCTACTCCTATGATCTGGGCTCCGGAATCCCTGTAG
This portion of the Candidatus Bathyarchaeota archaeon genome encodes:
- a CDS encoding gamma-glutamyltransferase, with the protein product MSEEFTTRPLIMGTHGVVASTHYLASEVGLQILRRGGNVIDAGAAIWFCQTVLEPHLAGPAGEASILIYWADDDEVLAVNGQGPAPKAAT